The Streptomyces sp. NBC_00162 genome window below encodes:
- a CDS encoding SurA N-terminal domain-containing protein, whose protein sequence is MHRRTALSVSTALLLAAPLLSACSGQARPGTAAVVGGERITTSALQAEVNDVRAAQNRTGQAAAELIASTPNLERQKLDSMLQSHIIDKMAKTAGISVSAKEIEDERQAYVEENKGAEQFEALLLQKGAMAPGQVDRFLRDRVLLTKLTAKYGNGKLEEPARTAAKALHIEVNPRYGSFDVQQIKLGVGETPWIVQRTRPEQAPAGA, encoded by the coding sequence TTGCACCGTCGCACTGCGCTCTCCGTCTCCACCGCCCTGCTCCTGGCGGCCCCCCTGCTGTCCGCCTGCTCGGGGCAGGCGCGCCCCGGTACCGCAGCCGTCGTCGGCGGTGAACGGATCACCACCTCCGCCCTCCAGGCCGAGGTGAACGATGTGCGCGCCGCCCAGAACCGCACCGGGCAGGCCGCGGCCGAGCTCATCGCGAGCACCCCCAACCTGGAGCGCCAGAAGCTCGACTCGATGCTCCAGAGCCACATCATCGACAAGATGGCCAAGACCGCCGGGATCTCCGTATCCGCCAAGGAGATCGAGGACGAGCGCCAGGCGTACGTCGAGGAGAATAAGGGGGCCGAGCAGTTCGAGGCACTGCTGCTGCAGAAGGGCGCCATGGCTCCCGGCCAGGTCGACCGCTTCCTCCGGGACCGGGTGCTGCTGACCAAGCTGACCGCCAAGTACGGCAACGGGAAGCTGGAGGAGCCCGCCAGGACCGCCGCGAAGGCCCTGCACATCGAGGTCAATCCGCGCTACGGCTCCTTCGACGTCCAGCAGATCAAGCTCGGCGTCGGGGAGACCCCCTGGATCGTCCAGCGGACCCGGCCCGAGCAGGCACCCGCCGGAGCCTGA
- a CDS encoding nucleoside triphosphate pyrophosphohydrolase, producing MTDHDPSESTTAEPTGRIVLLTTSHRVAPGVLSWPAWQTLHAADRVLCADPGHPQLPYLREAGVEVVHESPDAQALVEACAGGGTAVVLLSGEGDQRLTDGLARLAGSGRVAMPDLELLPGSYDLPGARLLDLVQVMDRVRRECPWTSRQTHRGLAKYAIEEAYELVEAIEDGNREELREELGDVLLQVVFHARIAEDFEEPDEAFSIDDVAGTLVEKLIHRHPHVFGEEKAETPEDVSAHWQRTKAAEKRRESVTEGIPLGQPGLALAAKLAGRVRSGGLAVELPRGEGIGYELLELAARAEAAGIDPETALRAAARVYRDAIRAAEGVGE from the coding sequence GTGACCGACCACGACCCCTCCGAATCCACCACGGCCGAGCCCACCGGCCGCATCGTCCTGCTGACCACCAGCCACCGGGTCGCCCCCGGCGTGCTGTCCTGGCCCGCCTGGCAGACCCTGCACGCCGCGGACCGGGTGCTCTGCGCCGACCCGGGCCACCCGCAGCTCCCGTACCTGCGGGAAGCGGGCGTCGAGGTCGTTCACGAGAGTCCGGACGCGCAGGCGCTGGTCGAGGCCTGCGCCGGGGGCGGCACGGCCGTGGTGCTCCTGAGCGGCGAGGGCGATCAGCGGCTCACCGACGGGCTGGCCCGCCTCGCCGGCTCGGGCCGGGTCGCGATGCCCGACCTGGAACTGCTGCCCGGCTCGTACGACCTGCCGGGCGCCCGCCTGCTCGACCTGGTCCAGGTGATGGACCGGGTCCGGCGCGAGTGCCCGTGGACCTCCCGGCAGACCCACCGGGGCCTGGCCAAGTACGCGATCGAGGAGGCGTACGAACTGGTCGAGGCCATCGAGGACGGGAACCGGGAAGAGCTGCGCGAGGAGCTCGGGGACGTCCTGCTCCAGGTGGTGTTCCACGCCCGGATCGCGGAGGACTTCGAAGAGCCGGACGAGGCGTTCTCCATCGACGACGTGGCCGGGACCCTCGTGGAGAAGCTGATCCACCGGCACCCGCACGTCTTCGGCGAGGAGAAGGCCGAGACCCCGGAGGACGTCAGCGCGCACTGGCAGCGCACGAAGGCGGCCGAGAAGCGCCGGGAGTCCGTCACGGAGGGGATTCCGCTGGGCCAGCCGGGGCTCGCGCTCGCGGCCAAGCTCGCCGGGCGGGTCCGTTCGGGCGGTCTGGCCGTGGAGCTGCCCCGCGGCGAGGGCATCGGGTACGAGCTGCTGGAGCTGGCGGCGCGCGCCGAGGCGGCGGGGATCGACCCCGAGACCGCACTGCGCGCGGCGGCCCGCGTCTACCGGGACGCGATCCGGGCCGCCGAGGGCGTCGGCGAGTAG
- a CDS encoding globin domain-containing protein — MRILKSSFAVVERRAEHAVKFFYSHLFWHNPGVRELFPASFEDMERQRDRLFAALTHVIAHLENESLVPYLRDLGRDHRKFRAGPEHYAAVGASLLAALAETSGEAWTPQVEKAWAEAYQVIADAMTAGAAASDDPPWWDAEVVRHLQYGEDIGVLTLKPHAPFPYLPGQYTSVSSERVPTTWRTYSIGNAPRPDGTLDLHVSRIERGRLSTALVRDVQPGDTLRLGAAGGQLTFRRADRPASLIAAGTGWAPVRAMLEDLAEHPPDQDVRLFVVARDASYLYDRPLIDEYAAACGWLGVTYITPAPGQHRNQATDRLATALSNRGLWPDQDVYLSGPPHFIERTAFLLEELGARPGRIFYDSIPAAAEDHGVNGRPLGFGEWFLNRPSPHWHNPSGRSPRDF, encoded by the coding sequence GTGAGGATCTTGAAAAGCAGCTTCGCGGTGGTGGAGAGACGGGCCGAGCACGCGGTCAAGTTCTTCTACTCCCACCTCTTTTGGCACAACCCCGGAGTCCGTGAGCTCTTCCCGGCCTCCTTCGAGGACATGGAACGGCAGCGGGACCGGCTCTTCGCCGCGCTCACCCATGTGATCGCCCATCTGGAGAACGAGAGCCTCGTCCCCTATCTCCGCGACCTGGGCCGCGACCACCGCAAGTTCCGGGCCGGGCCCGAGCACTACGCGGCCGTGGGCGCCAGCCTGCTCGCCGCCCTCGCCGAGACCTCCGGCGAGGCCTGGACCCCGCAGGTGGAGAAGGCCTGGGCCGAGGCGTACCAGGTGATCGCCGACGCGATGACGGCCGGCGCCGCCGCGAGTGACGACCCGCCGTGGTGGGACGCGGAGGTCGTGCGCCACCTCCAGTACGGGGAGGACATCGGCGTGCTGACCCTGAAGCCGCACGCCCCCTTCCCCTATCTGCCCGGCCAGTACACGAGCGTGAGCAGCGAGCGGGTCCCGACGACCTGGCGCACGTACTCCATCGGCAACGCCCCCCGCCCCGACGGCACCCTGGACCTGCACGTCAGCCGGATCGAGCGGGGGCGGCTCAGCACCGCCCTCGTGCGCGACGTACAGCCGGGCGACACGCTGCGGCTCGGCGCCGCGGGCGGGCAGCTGACCTTCCGCCGCGCGGACCGCCCGGCCAGCCTGATCGCCGCCGGGACCGGCTGGGCGCCGGTCCGGGCCATGCTGGAGGACCTCGCCGAGCACCCTCCCGATCAGGACGTACGGCTCTTCGTGGTCGCGCGGGACGCCTCGTACCTCTACGACCGCCCGCTCATCGACGAGTACGCCGCCGCCTGCGGCTGGCTCGGTGTCACCTACATCACGCCCGCGCCCGGGCAGCACCGCAACCAGGCCACCGACCGGCTGGCCACCGCGCTCAGCAACCGGGGCCTGTGGCCCGACCAGGACGTCTACCTCAGCGGACCGCCGCATTTCATCGAGCGGACCGCCTTCCTCCTGGAGGAGCTGGGCGCCCGCCCCGGCCGGATCTTCTACGACTCCATACCCGCCGCCGCCGAGGACCACGGCGTGAACGGCCGTCCGCTCGGCTTCGGGGAGTGGTTCCTGAACCGCCCGTCACCGCACTGGCACAACCCCTCCGGCCGCTCGCCGAGGGACTTCTAG
- a CDS encoding cytochrome P450 family protein — protein sequence MHEQTPATPADTPADTPSASPSRQGPTLFDWEFATDPYPAYAWLREHSPVHRTKLPSGVEAWLVTRYADARQALADQRLSKNPAHHAEPAHAKGKTGIPGERKAELMTHLLNIDPPDHTRLRRLVSKAFTPRRVAEFTPRVQELTDHLIDRFAEKGEADLIHEFAFPLPIYAICEMLGVPREDQDDFRDWAGMMIRHGGGPRGGVARSVKQMRTYLGELIHRKRDDLGNDLISDLIRASDHGDHLTEAEATAMAFILLFAGFETTVNLIGNGVHSLFMNPGERERLQSSLAAGERGLLETGVEELLRYDGPVELATWRFATEPLTLGGQSVAAGDPVLVVLAAADRDPARFAEPDTLDLSRTDNQHLGYGHGIHYCLGAPLARLEGQTALATLLTRLPDLELAVPPEELRWRGGLIMRGLRTLPVRFTPRNI from the coding sequence GTGCACGAGCAGACCCCCGCAACCCCCGCCGACACCCCCGCCGACACCCCTTCGGCCTCCCCTTCCCGACAGGGGCCGACCCTGTTCGACTGGGAGTTCGCGACCGATCCCTATCCGGCCTACGCCTGGCTGCGCGAGCACTCCCCGGTGCACCGCACCAAGCTCCCCAGCGGGGTCGAGGCCTGGCTGGTCACCCGGTACGCCGACGCCCGCCAGGCCCTTGCCGACCAGCGGCTCAGCAAGAATCCGGCGCACCACGCGGAGCCCGCGCACGCCAAGGGCAAGACCGGGATCCCGGGGGAGCGCAAGGCGGAGCTGATGACGCACCTGCTCAACATCGACCCGCCGGACCACACCCGGCTGCGGCGGCTGGTGTCGAAGGCGTTCACCCCGCGCAGGGTCGCCGAGTTCACCCCGCGCGTGCAGGAGCTCACCGACCACCTCATCGACCGGTTCGCTGAGAAGGGGGAGGCGGATCTCATCCACGAGTTCGCCTTCCCGCTCCCCATCTACGCCATCTGCGAGATGCTCGGGGTACCGCGCGAGGACCAGGACGACTTCCGGGACTGGGCCGGGATGATGATCCGCCACGGCGGCGGTCCGCGCGGCGGGGTCGCCCGGTCGGTGAAGCAGATGCGCACCTATCTCGGTGAACTCATCCACCGCAAAAGGGATGATCTGGGCAATGACCTCATCTCCGACCTGATTCGGGCGAGCGACCACGGTGACCACCTGACGGAGGCCGAGGCCACCGCCATGGCTTTCATCCTGCTTTTCGCCGGTTTCGAAACCACCGTGAACCTCATCGGCAACGGGGTCCACTCCCTCTTCATGAACCCCGGCGAGCGCGAGCGACTCCAGTCCTCCCTCGCGGCCGGCGAGCGCGGCCTGCTGGAGACCGGCGTCGAGGAACTGCTCCGCTACGACGGCCCCGTGGAGCTGGCCACCTGGCGGTTCGCCACCGAGCCGCTGACCCTCGGCGGGCAGTCGGTCGCGGCCGGGGACCCGGTCCTGGTCGTCCTCGCCGCCGCCGACCGCGACCCCGCGCGGTTCGCCGAGCCGGACACCCTCGACCTCTCCCGCACCGACAATCAGCACCTCGGATACGGGCACGGCATCCACTACTGCCTGGGTGCTCCGCTCGCACGACTTGAAGGACAGACGGCGCTTGCGACTTTGCTCACGCGTCTGCCAGATCTGGAACTCGCCGTTCCGCCCGAGGAGCTGCGCTGGCGCGGCGGACTGATCATGCGTGGCCTGCGCACCCTTCCCGTGCGCTTTACTCCCCGAAACATCTGA
- a CDS encoding transglycosylase family protein, which produces MRSGNGRHRRPRQVPAIVVTAGVTGSALALPLLAATSASAADTATWDKVAECESGGSWSANFGSGQYGGLQFTQEEWKNSGGLDFAKRADLASRSQQIAVAERVLASQGPQAWPLCAASAGLDGQSPAAEVDPGLPGGSGTATAPSRPDDKVPTTGRGKPSTDFGAPTDPAPSPSGSPSFELPDSPLSPSLGLPVMPSPDDPTTAPAPVDPTAPTGPTDPGAPTTPPTTPPTTPGQPPVTPGAPVTPADPTAPATPGAPGASADPTAPPVTTPEGGGKHRGAPAAETPAGSDAASAPVYTVKAGDSLTGIADAKGLKGGWNALYEANEQVIGGDANLIKPGQNLDLSL; this is translated from the coding sequence ATGCGTTCCGGGAACGGCCGTCACAGACGCCCCCGTCAGGTGCCCGCGATAGTCGTCACCGCCGGAGTCACTGGCTCCGCGCTGGCCCTGCCGCTTCTTGCCGCCACCAGTGCCTCCGCGGCCGACACCGCCACGTGGGACAAGGTCGCCGAATGCGAGAGCGGTGGCAGCTGGAGTGCCAACTTCGGCAGCGGCCAGTACGGCGGCCTGCAGTTCACGCAGGAGGAGTGGAAGAACTCCGGCGGCCTCGACTTCGCCAAGCGGGCCGACCTGGCGAGCCGTTCCCAGCAGATCGCCGTGGCCGAGCGCGTACTGGCCTCCCAGGGTCCGCAGGCGTGGCCGCTGTGCGCGGCTTCGGCCGGGCTGGACGGCCAGAGCCCCGCCGCCGAGGTCGACCCCGGCCTGCCCGGCGGCTCCGGGACCGCCACCGCGCCGTCCCGCCCGGACGACAAGGTGCCCACCACCGGTCGCGGCAAGCCGTCCACGGACTTCGGCGCTCCGACCGATCCCGCGCCGAGCCCGTCCGGCAGCCCCTCGTTCGAGCTCCCCGACAGCCCGCTCTCGCCGTCCCTCGGACTGCCCGTCATGCCCTCGCCGGACGACCCCACCACGGCCCCGGCCCCGGTGGACCCGACCGCGCCGACCGGCCCCACGGACCCGGGCGCGCCCACCACGCCGCCCACCACGCCGCCGACCACCCCGGGCCAGCCCCCGGTGACCCCGGGCGCCCCCGTGACCCCGGCCGACCCGACGGCACCGGCCACTCCGGGCGCCCCGGGCGCCTCGGCCGACCCGACCGCACCTCCCGTGACGACCCCCGAGGGCGGCGGCAAGCACCGCGGCGCGCCGGCCGCCGAGACACCGGCCGGATCTGATGCCGCGTCGGCGCCCGTCTACACCGTCAAGGCGGGCGACAGCCTGACGGGCATCGCGGACGCCAAGGGACTCAAGGGCGGCTGGAACGCGCTCTACGAGGCCAATGAGCAGGTCATCGGCGGGGACGCCAATCTGATCAAGCCCGGTCAGAACCTGGATCTAAGCCTGTAA
- a CDS encoding transglycosylase family protein — MLLSGKGKHRRGSKAVRIVTLAGVAGVAVAAPLMAAGTASAATASEWDKVAQCESGGNWSINTGNGYYGGLQFSSSTWAAYGGKSYAAQANQASKGQQIAIAEKVLKGQGKGAWPSCGVGLSNSSYTGGGSTETPKQEKKTEPKKTQPKKTEPKKETKRSEAPTTRSERSEAPAPKTGNGSYEVKSGDTLGLIAEANGVQGGWEKLFELNKDIVSDADLIFPGQKLKLS, encoded by the coding sequence ATGCTGCTTTCCGGCAAGGGCAAGCACCGCCGCGGTTCCAAGGCCGTCCGCATCGTCACGCTCGCCGGTGTCGCCGGTGTGGCCGTCGCCGCCCCCCTGATGGCCGCCGGTACCGCCAGCGCCGCCACCGCGTCCGAGTGGGACAAGGTCGCGCAGTGCGAGTCCGGTGGCAACTGGTCCATCAACACGGGCAACGGCTACTACGGCGGCCTGCAGTTCTCGTCCTCCACGTGGGCCGCGTACGGCGGCAAGTCGTACGCCGCGCAGGCCAACCAGGCCTCTAAGGGCCAGCAGATAGCCATCGCGGAGAAGGTCCTCAAGGGCCAGGGCAAGGGCGCCTGGCCGTCCTGCGGCGTGGGCCTGTCGAACTCCTCCTACACCGGCGGCGGCTCGACCGAGACCCCGAAGCAGGAGAAGAAGACCGAGCCCAAGAAGACTCAGCCGAAGAAGACCGAGCCGAAGAAGGAGACCAAGCGCTCCGAGGCCCCGACCACCCGTTCCGAGCGCTCCGAGGCCCCGGCCCCGAAGACCGGCAACGGCTCGTACGAGGTCAAGTCCGGCGACACCCTGGGCCTCATCGCCGAGGCCAACGGCGTTCAGGGCGGCTGGGAGAAGCTCTTCGAGCTGAACAAGGACATCGTCTCGGACGCCGACCTGATCTTCCCGGGTCAGAAGCTGAAGCTCAGCTGA
- the eno gene encoding phosphopyruvate hydratase, giving the protein MLVPSIDVVVAREILDSRGNPTVEVEVGLDDGSTGRAAVPSGASTGAFEAIELRDGDPNRYFGKGVEKAVLAVIEQIGPELVGYDATEQRLIDQAMFDLDATDNKGSLGANAILGVSLAVAHAASEASDLPLFRYLGGPNAHLLPVPMMNILNGGSHADSNVDIQEFMIAPIGAESFSEALRWGAEVYHTLKKVLHTKGLSTGLGDEGGFAPNLESNRAALDLIVEAIKQAGYTPGKDIALALDVAASEFYKDGKYEFEGQSRSAAEMTEYYEELVSAYPMVSIEDPLYEDDWAGWKTLTDKLGSKVQIVGDDLFVTNPERLARGIEEGSANALLVKVNQIGSLTETLDAVEMAQRNGFKCMMSHRSGETEDVTIADLAVAVNCGQIKTGAPARSDRVAKYNQLLRIEEILDDAAVYAGRSAFPRFKG; this is encoded by the coding sequence ATGCTCGTGCCGTCCATCGACGTCGTCGTAGCCCGGGAAATCCTGGACTCCCGAGGCAACCCCACGGTCGAGGTCGAGGTGGGCCTCGACGATGGCAGCACCGGCCGTGCTGCAGTTCCGTCCGGCGCCTCCACCGGTGCATTCGAGGCCATCGAGCTCCGTGACGGTGACCCCAACCGTTACTTCGGCAAGGGTGTCGAGAAGGCCGTCCTCGCCGTCATCGAGCAGATCGGCCCGGAGCTCGTCGGCTACGACGCCACCGAGCAGCGCCTGATCGACCAGGCCATGTTCGACCTGGACGCCACCGACAACAAGGGCTCGCTCGGCGCCAACGCCATCCTCGGCGTGTCCCTCGCCGTCGCGCACGCCGCGTCCGAGGCCTCGGACCTTCCGCTCTTCCGCTACCTCGGCGGCCCGAACGCGCACCTGCTGCCCGTTCCGATGATGAACATCCTCAACGGTGGGTCGCACGCCGACTCCAACGTGGACATCCAGGAGTTCATGATCGCCCCGATCGGCGCGGAGTCCTTCTCCGAGGCGCTGCGCTGGGGTGCCGAGGTCTACCACACCCTCAAGAAGGTCCTGCACACCAAGGGCCTCTCCACCGGTCTCGGTGACGAGGGCGGCTTCGCCCCGAACCTGGAGTCCAACCGCGCCGCGCTCGACCTCATCGTCGAGGCCATCAAGCAGGCCGGCTACACCCCGGGCAAGGACATCGCGCTCGCGCTCGACGTCGCCGCGTCCGAGTTCTACAAGGACGGCAAGTACGAGTTCGAGGGCCAGTCCCGCTCGGCCGCCGAGATGACCGAGTACTACGAGGAGCTCGTCTCCGCGTACCCGATGGTCTCCATCGAGGACCCGCTGTACGAGGACGACTGGGCCGGCTGGAAGACCCTCACCGACAAGCTGGGCTCCAAGGTCCAGATCGTCGGCGACGACCTCTTCGTCACCAACCCGGAGCGTCTGGCCCGCGGCATCGAGGAGGGCTCCGCGAACGCCCTGCTCGTGAAGGTGAACCAGATCGGTTCGCTGACCGAGACCCTCGACGCCGTCGAGATGGCCCAGCGCAACGGCTTCAAGTGCATGATGTCGCACCGCTCCGGTGAGACCGAGGACGTCACCATCGCCGACCTCGCCGTCGCCGTGAACTGCGGTCAGATCAAGACCGGCGCCCCGGCCCGCTCGGACCGCGTCGCCAAGTACAACCAGCTGCTGCGCATCGAGGAGATCCTCGACGACGCCGCGGTGTACGCGGGCCGCAGCGCCTTCCCGCGCTTCAAGGGCTAA
- a CDS encoding FtsB family cell division protein, whose amino-acid sequence MAGNRDRFSTFSTATRLKQLGERTAAHVYRSQSRRQVRRSRLTGRAALLVLVLCTLVVALAYPMRQYVSQRSEIAEQQRAAAAARDRLERLRDEKARWQDNAYAEQQARRHLHFLRPGEIGYIMTDPGAQAAAERHRTGQAGSDRPWYSNVWDGVDKADRPGD is encoded by the coding sequence ATGGCCGGGAACCGGGATCGGTTCTCCACCTTCTCCACCGCGACCAGACTCAAGCAGCTCGGCGAGCGGACCGCCGCCCATGTCTACCGCTCGCAGTCGCGCCGCCAGGTCCGCCGCAGCCGGCTCACCGGCCGCGCCGCGCTCCTGGTGCTCGTCCTCTGTACGCTGGTCGTCGCCCTCGCGTATCCGATGCGCCAGTACGTCTCCCAGCGCTCGGAGATCGCGGAGCAGCAGCGGGCCGCCGCCGCCGCGCGGGACCGCCTGGAGCGGCTCCGCGACGAGAAGGCCCGCTGGCAGGACAACGCCTACGCGGAGCAGCAGGCGCGCAGGCACCTGCACTTCCTGCGCCCGGGGGAGATCGGCTACATCATGACCGACCCCGGGGCCCAGGCGGCGGCCGAGCGGCACCGGACCGGCCAGGCCGGGTCCGACCGCCCCTGGTACTCCAACGTCTGGGACGGCGTCGACAAGGCCGACCGCCCCGGCGACTGA
- a CDS encoding DUF501 domain-containing protein — protein sequence MQTPPPQTDRTEPTDADIEAFEQQLGRPPRGLRAIAHRCPCGQPDVVETAPRLPDGTPFPTTYYLTCPRAASAIGTLEANGVMKEMQARLAEDPELAAAYQAAHEDYIRRRDAIEVLQGFPSAGGMPDRVKCLHVLVGHSLAAGPGVNPFGDEALAMLPEWWAKGACVTPCAEKAEKKEESR from the coding sequence ATGCAGACGCCCCCGCCCCAGACCGACCGGACCGAGCCGACCGACGCGGACATCGAGGCGTTCGAGCAGCAGCTCGGCCGCCCGCCGCGCGGGCTGCGCGCCATCGCCCACCGCTGCCCCTGCGGTCAGCCGGACGTGGTGGAGACCGCCCCGCGGCTCCCCGACGGCACCCCCTTCCCGACGACGTACTACCTGACGTGCCCGCGCGCGGCCTCCGCGATCGGCACGCTCGAGGCCAACGGCGTGATGAAGGAGATGCAGGCCCGGCTCGCCGAGGACCCCGAGCTCGCCGCGGCCTACCAGGCCGCCCACGAGGACTACATCCGGCGCCGCGACGCCATCGAGGTGCTCCAGGGCTTCCCCAGCGCCGGCGGGATGCCGGACCGGGTCAAGTGCCTGCACGTGCTGGTCGGCCACTCGCTGGCCGCGGGCCCGGGCGTGAACCCGTTCGGCGACGAGGCCCTCGCCATGCTGCCGGAGTGGTGGGCCAAGGGCGCCTGCGTCACCCCGTGCGCGGAGAAGGCGGAGAAGAAGGAAGAGTCGCGGTGA
- a CDS encoding Ppx/GppA phosphatase family protein produces MTRVAGIDCGTNSIRLLVADCDPSTGELVELDRRMTIVRLGQGVDKTGRLAPEALERTFAACREYAAVIKELGAEKVRFVATSASRDAENRDDFVRGVLDILGVEPEVISGDQEAEFSFSGATKELVAHEHLERPFLVVDIGGGSTEFVVGEEHVRAARSVDVGCVRMTERHLVVDGVVTDPPTEAQVAAIRADVEAALDLAAETVPLAEARTLVGLAGSVTTVAAIALGLPEYRSEVIHHSRISYEQVREITGRMLTSTHAERAAVPVMHPGRVDVIGAGALVLLAIMERIGASEVIVSEHDILDGIAWSAA; encoded by the coding sequence GTGACGCGGGTCGCCGGCATCGACTGCGGTACGAACTCCATCCGCCTGCTCGTCGCCGACTGCGATCCGAGCACCGGCGAGCTGGTCGAGCTGGACCGGCGGATGACCATCGTCCGGCTGGGCCAGGGCGTGGACAAGACCGGGCGGCTCGCTCCGGAGGCGCTGGAGCGCACCTTCGCGGCCTGCCGCGAGTACGCGGCGGTGATCAAGGAGCTGGGCGCGGAGAAGGTCCGCTTCGTGGCCACCTCGGCCTCGCGCGACGCCGAGAACCGGGACGATTTCGTCCGGGGGGTCCTGGACATCCTGGGCGTCGAGCCCGAGGTGATCTCCGGGGACCAGGAGGCGGAGTTCTCCTTCTCCGGGGCCACCAAGGAGCTCGTGGCACACGAACACCTGGAGCGGCCGTTCCTGGTGGTGGACATCGGCGGCGGCTCGACGGAGTTCGTGGTCGGCGAGGAGCACGTGCGGGCGGCCCGTTCCGTGGACGTGGGCTGCGTCCGGATGACCGAGCGCCACCTGGTGGTGGACGGGGTCGTCACCGACCCGCCGACCGAGGCGCAGGTGGCCGCCATCCGGGCCGACGTCGAGGCGGCGCTGGACCTGGCCGCCGAGACGGTCCCGCTGGCCGAGGCCCGCACGCTGGTGGGCCTGGCCGGCTCGGTGACCACGGTCGCCGCGATCGCGCTCGGGCTGCCCGAGTACCGCTCGGAGGTCATCCACCACTCCCGGATCTCCTACGAGCAGGTCCGCGAGATCACCGGCCGCATGCTGACGTCGACCCACGCCGAGCGCGCGGCCGTCCCCGTGATGCACCCGGGCCGGGTGGACGTGATCGGAGCCGGCGCCCTGGTCCTCCTGGCGATCATGGAGCGCATCGGCGCCTCTGAGGTCATCGTCTCGGAGCACGACATCCTCGACGGGATCGCCTGGTCCGCTGCCTGA
- a CDS encoding NAD(P)/FAD-dependent oxidoreductase: protein MSTTERPRILVVGGGYVGLYAAKRIMKKMRYGEATVTVVDPRSYMTYQPFLPEVAAGSISPRHVVVPLRRVLPKAEVLTGRVTSIDQDRKVAVVTPLVGEAYELPFDYLVIALGAVSRTFPIPGLAEQGIGMKGVEEGIGLRNHVLEQLDKAESTTDEDVRRKALTFVFVGGGFAGAETIGEVEDMARDAAKYYATIKREDMRFILVDAADKILPEVGPKLGTWGKEHLESRGIEIYLNTSMDSCVDGHVVLKNGLEVDSNTIVWTAGVKPNPALVRYGLPLGPRGHVDAEPTLQVKGTDYIWTAGDNAQVPDMAARKAGVENAWCPPNAQHALRQAKVLGDNVISGMRGFPQTEYSHSNKGAVAGLGLHKGVAMIVMGKMKIKLKGRLAWYMHRGYHGMAMPTWNRKIRVFADWTLGMFLKREVVSLGALETPREEFYEAAKPAPAPAASSAPAQKAKAS, encoded by the coding sequence ATGAGCACCACGGAGCGTCCCAGGATCCTCGTTGTAGGAGGTGGGTACGTAGGCCTGTACGCGGCCAAGCGGATCATGAAGAAGATGCGCTATGGCGAGGCGACCGTCACGGTCGTCGACCCGCGGTCGTACATGACCTACCAGCCCTTCCTCCCCGAAGTGGCCGCAGGCAGCATCTCGCCTCGGCACGTCGTCGTCCCGCTGCGACGCGTGCTGCCCAAGGCAGAGGTTCTCACCGGCCGGGTCACCAGCATCGACCAGGACCGCAAGGTCGCCGTCGTCACGCCGCTGGTCGGCGAGGCGTACGAGCTGCCCTTCGACTACCTGGTGATCGCGCTCGGCGCCGTCTCCCGCACCTTCCCGATCCCCGGCCTCGCCGAACAGGGCATCGGTATGAAGGGCGTCGAAGAGGGCATCGGCCTGCGCAACCACGTCCTCGAGCAGCTCGACAAGGCCGAGTCCACGACGGACGAGGACGTCCGCCGCAAGGCCCTCACCTTCGTCTTCGTGGGCGGCGGCTTCGCCGGCGCGGAGACCATCGGCGAGGTCGAGGACATGGCCCGCGACGCCGCGAAGTACTACGCCACGATCAAGCGCGAGGACATGCGCTTCATCCTGGTCGACGCGGCCGACAAGATCCTTCCCGAGGTCGGGCCCAAGCTCGGCACCTGGGGCAAGGAGCACCTCGAGTCCCGCGGCATCGAGATCTACCTCAACACCTCCATGGACTCCTGCGTGGACGGCCACGTGGTGCTGAAGAACGGCCTCGAGGTCGACTCCAACACCATCGTGTGGACCGCGGGCGTCAAGCCCAACCCGGCGCTGGTCCGCTACGGCCTGCCGCTGGGCCCGCGCGGCCACGTCGACGCCGAGCCCACCCTCCAGGTCAAGGGCACGGACTACATCTGGACCGCCGGCGACAACGCCCAGGTTCCCGACATGGCCGCCCGCAAGGCCGGCGTCGAGAACGCCTGGTGCCCGCCGAACGCCCAGCACGCGCTGCGCCAGGCCAAGGTCCTCGGCGACAACGTCATCTCGGGCATGCGGGGCTTCCCGCAGACCGAGTACTCGCACTCCAACAAGGGTGCGGTGGCGGGCCTCGGCCTCCACAAGGGCGTCGCGATGATCGTCATGGGCAAGATGAAGATCAAGCTCAAGGGCCGGCTCGCCTGGTACATGCACCGTGGCTACCACGGCATGGCCATGCCGACCTGGAACCGCAAGATCCGCGTCTTCGCCGACTGGACCCTCGGCATGTTCCTCAAGCGCGAGGTCGTCTCGCTGGGTGCGCTGGAGACCCCGCGCGAGGAGTTCTACGAGGCCGCCAAGCCGGCCCCGGCTCCGGCCGCCTCCTCGGCACCCGCCCAGAAGGCCAAGGCCTCCTGA